The Lonchura striata isolate bLonStr1 chromosome Z, bLonStr1.mat, whole genome shotgun sequence genome window below encodes:
- the ONECUT2 gene encoding one cut domain family member 2 isoform X2 translates to MNPELAMEPLGSLHGAAGHEPEMMGSPSPHHGGRSLPPAARPAMVPSMASLLDGAAEYRPELSIPLHHAMSVPCEASPPGMGMSGTYTTLTPLQPLPPISAVSDKFHHPHAHPHAHHHHHHHHQRLPGSAGGGFALMRDERGLPAVNSLYGPYKEVPPVGQSLSPLGNGLGPLPGSQQGLHGYGPPGHDKMLSPNFEAHAAMLARGEQHLPRGLGTPPAMLPPLNGAHHPAPPGPPPPPHGPALPAGRERPPPAAGPQGSGAGQLEEINTKEVAQRITAELKRYSIPQAIFAQRVLCRSQGTLSDLLRNPKPWSKLKSGRETFRRMWKWLQEPEFQRMSALRLAACKRKEQEPNKERNNSQKKSRLVFTDLQRRTLFAIFKENKRPSKEMQITISQQLGLELTTVSNFFMNARRRSLEKWQDDLSSGGSSSAPSTCSKA, encoded by the exons ATGAACCCCGAGCTGGCGATGGAGCCGCTGGGCAGCCTGCACGGGGCGGCGGGGCACGAACCGGAGATgatgggcagccccagccctcacCACGGCGGCCGCAGC ctgccccccgccgcccggcccgccaTGGTGCCCAGCATGGCCTCGCTGCTGGACGGCGCCGCCGAGTACCGGCCCGAGCTCTCCATCCCGCTGCACCACGCCATGAGCGTGCCCTGCGAGGCCTCGCCGCCCGGCATGGGCATGAGCGGCACCTACACCACGCTGACGCCGCTCCAGCCCCTGCCGCCCATCTCCGCCGTCTCCGACAAGTTCCACCACCCGCATGCCCACCCGCAcgcccaccaccaccaccaccaccaccaccagcgcctgccgggcagcgccggcggcGGCTTCGCGCTCATGCGGGACGAGCGCGGGCTGCCGGCCGTCAACAGCCTTTACGGGCCCTACAAGGAGGTACCGCCCGTGGGGCAGAGCCTCTCCCCGCTGGGCAACGGGCTGGGCCCGCTCCCTGGCTCCCAGCAGGGCCTGCACGGCTACGGGCCGCCTGGCCACGACAAAATGCTGAGCCCCAACTTCGAGGCGCACGCGGCGATGCTGGCGCGGGGAGAGCAGCACCTGCCCCGGGGGCTGGGGACGCCCCCGGCCATGCTGCCGCCCCTGAACGGCGCGCACCACCCCGCGCCccccgggccgccgccgccgccgcacggccccgcgctgcccgccggccgggagcggccgccccccgccgccggcccgcaggggagcggcgcggggcagctggaggagatcAACACCAAGGAGGTGGCACAAAGGATCACGGCGGAGCTGAAGCGCTACAGCATCCCGCAGGCCATCTTCGCCCAGCGAGTGCTGTGCCGCTCCCAGGGGACCCTCTCGGACTTGCTGCGGAACCCCAAGCCTTGGAGTAAACTCAAGTCCGGCCGGGAGACGTTCCGCAGGATGTGGAAGTGGCTGCAGGAGCCGGAGTTCCAGAGGATGTCTGCCCTGCGGCTAGCAG cctgCAAACGCAAAGAGCAAGAGCCCAACAAAGAGCGGAACAACTCCCAGAAGAAATCCCGCCTGGTTTTCACGGACCTCCAGCGCCGAACGCTTTTCGCCATCTTCAAGGAGAACAAGCGTCCCTCCAAAGAAATGCAGATCACCATCTCCCAGCAGCTGGGCCTGGAGCTCACCACCGTCAGCAACTTCTTCATGAACGCCCGCCGGCGCAGCCTGGAGAAGTGGCAAGATGACCTGAGCTCCGGGGGCTCCTCCTCGGcccccagcacctgcagcaagGCGTGA
- the ONECUT2 gene encoding one cut domain family member 2 isoform X1, protein MRSGRGGRRCLGGEPGACAMNPELAMEPLGSLHGAAGHEPEMMGSPSPHHGGRSAGPLRVPPPPPPPPPPPPPPPPHQELPPAARPAMVPSMASLLDGAAEYRPELSIPLHHAMSVPCEASPPGMGMSGTYTTLTPLQPLPPISAVSDKFHHPHAHPHAHHHHHHHHQRLPGSAGGGFALMRDERGLPAVNSLYGPYKEVPPVGQSLSPLGNGLGPLPGSQQGLHGYGPPGHDKMLSPNFEAHAAMLARGEQHLPRGLGTPPAMLPPLNGAHHPAPPGPPPPPHGPALPAGRERPPPAAGPQGSGAGQLEEINTKEVAQRITAELKRYSIPQAIFAQRVLCRSQGTLSDLLRNPKPWSKLKSGRETFRRMWKWLQEPEFQRMSALRLAACKRKEQEPNKERNNSQKKSRLVFTDLQRRTLFAIFKENKRPSKEMQITISQQLGLELTTVSNFFMNARRRSLEKWQDDLSSGGSSSAPSTCSKA, encoded by the exons ATGAGGAGCGGGCGCGGCGGCCGGCGGTGCCTCGGCGGGGAACCGGGTGCGTGCGCCATGAACCCCGAGCTGGCGATGGAGCCGCTGGGCAGCCTGCACGGGGCGGCGGGGCACGAACCGGAGATgatgggcagccccagccctcacCACGGCGGCCGCAGCGCGGGGCCGCTCCGGGTGCCgccccccccgccgccgccgccgccgccgccgccgccgccgccgccgcaccaggagctgccccccgccgcccggcccgccaTGGTGCCCAGCATGGCCTCGCTGCTGGACGGCGCCGCCGAGTACCGGCCCGAGCTCTCCATCCCGCTGCACCACGCCATGAGCGTGCCCTGCGAGGCCTCGCCGCCCGGCATGGGCATGAGCGGCACCTACACCACGCTGACGCCGCTCCAGCCCCTGCCGCCCATCTCCGCCGTCTCCGACAAGTTCCACCACCCGCATGCCCACCCGCAcgcccaccaccaccaccaccaccaccaccagcgcctgccgggcagcgccggcggcGGCTTCGCGCTCATGCGGGACGAGCGCGGGCTGCCGGCCGTCAACAGCCTTTACGGGCCCTACAAGGAGGTACCGCCCGTGGGGCAGAGCCTCTCCCCGCTGGGCAACGGGCTGGGCCCGCTCCCTGGCTCCCAGCAGGGCCTGCACGGCTACGGGCCGCCTGGCCACGACAAAATGCTGAGCCCCAACTTCGAGGCGCACGCGGCGATGCTGGCGCGGGGAGAGCAGCACCTGCCCCGGGGGCTGGGGACGCCCCCGGCCATGCTGCCGCCCCTGAACGGCGCGCACCACCCCGCGCCccccgggccgccgccgccgccgcacggccccgcgctgcccgccggccgggagcggccgccccccgccgccggcccgcaggggagcggcgcggggcagctggaggagatcAACACCAAGGAGGTGGCACAAAGGATCACGGCGGAGCTGAAGCGCTACAGCATCCCGCAGGCCATCTTCGCCCAGCGAGTGCTGTGCCGCTCCCAGGGGACCCTCTCGGACTTGCTGCGGAACCCCAAGCCTTGGAGTAAACTCAAGTCCGGCCGGGAGACGTTCCGCAGGATGTGGAAGTGGCTGCAGGAGCCGGAGTTCCAGAGGATGTCTGCCCTGCGGCTAGCAG cctgCAAACGCAAAGAGCAAGAGCCCAACAAAGAGCGGAACAACTCCCAGAAGAAATCCCGCCTGGTTTTCACGGACCTCCAGCGCCGAACGCTTTTCGCCATCTTCAAGGAGAACAAGCGTCCCTCCAAAGAAATGCAGATCACCATCTCCCAGCAGCTGGGCCTGGAGCTCACCACCGTCAGCAACTTCTTCATGAACGCCCGCCGGCGCAGCCTGGAGAAGTGGCAAGATGACCTGAGCTCCGGGGGCTCCTCCTCGGcccccagcacctgcagcaagGCGTGA